The Bacteroidota bacterium genome includes a window with the following:
- a CDS encoding succinate dehydrogenase/fumarate reductase iron-sulfur subunit, with amino-acid sequence MNLTLKVWRQKNANDNGGFVTYKVSDISTDMSFLEMFDVLNERLIREGEEPIAFDHDCREGICGMCSMHINGRAHGPWSGTTTCQLHMRAFKDGDTITVEPWRASSFPVIKDLVVDRSSFDKIQAAGGFISVNTGNAKDANSIPVPKDDADASFAAAACIGCGACVAACKNSSAMLFVSAKVSQFALLPQGKTERADRVLNMVKEMDALGFGNCTNTGSCEAECPKEISLENIARMNREYLVANLKK; translated from the coding sequence ATGAATCTTACATTAAAAGTCTGGAGACAGAAAAATGCAAATGACAATGGCGGATTCGTCACTTACAAAGTGAGCGATATTTCTACCGACATGTCGTTCCTCGAAATGTTCGATGTGCTCAACGAGCGATTGATCCGTGAAGGAGAAGAGCCGATCGCGTTCGATCACGATTGCCGCGAAGGAATTTGCGGAATGTGTTCCATGCACATCAACGGACGTGCGCACGGGCCCTGGAGCGGAACCACCACCTGCCAGTTGCACATGCGCGCATTCAAAGACGGAGATACGATCACCGTTGAACCCTGGAGAGCATCTTCATTCCCGGTGATAAAAGATCTCGTCGTTGATCGTTCTTCATTCGATAAAATCCAGGCGGCCGGCGGATTTATTTCTGTGAATACAGGAAATGCAAAGGATGCGAATTCTATTCCTGTTCCGAAAGATGATGCTGATGCTTCATTCGCTGCTGCGGCCTGCATTGGTTGCGGCGCTTGTGTTGCCGCTTGTAAAAATTCTTCTGCCATGCTTTTTGTCTCTGCAAAAGTTTCTCAATTTGCACTTCTTCCGCAGGGAAAAACAGAACGCGCTGATCGTGTGCTGAACATGGTGAAAGAAATGGACGCGCTTGGTTTCGGAAATTGTACCAATACCGGAAGTTGTGAAGCAGAATGCCCGAAAGAAATTTCACTGGAGAATATCGCGAGGATGAATCGGGAATATTTAGTGGCGAACCTGAAAAAGTAA